The genome window atttattagCAGCTTATTTAGCTTTAAAGAAAACCCAAAGAACTCTATTGAATTTGAGTCTAttcaaataatcaaattcaacagcgaaaaaaaaagtttcactCTTTGTTCACCTTCGCATGgacttttattaaataagaATCAAATGTTACCACACGCGATTGTTAGATAACGCTTGAAGAGTATCTTTTGTGCGGTGTGTCAAAAGTTGTCTTTCTTGTGACTTCTTTCTTAGCTGGCTTCGCTgtctgtttattattatttttgcatatgcAAGTCACTCGAATTGAACGACTTTCACCTACTTGAGCTTGAGTCATCCCAAGACTTCTACGCACTTGCTGTCTGTAggtcttattgttgttgttgttgttgttgtcattttttGGCGTGCCCATGACTTTGTTGTAGAAATTCagttttgtttagttttaatttgaatatgctTATGTATATGGATAAGACCCTAAAACGTTTCACATTTGATGCGTGTGactcatttaaaatgtatttatttattttccatttacaGATGGGCGCGTTGCAGCAACAGAGAAAAAGATACACTGAAACAGATACAGAGAGCAGATATAAAAGTAGAGCAGACAACAGCTCAGCACCCGCATCGTCAACGATAACGCAGAGAAGAAGCCACAACAGCATGCCCATGCGTAGCAGCATCCTCATCCTGGCGCTGGGCAGTCTGCTGACGCTACTGTTGCTGGCCACTTGCACAGATGCCAGTCCCGTGTTTGTGGATAATCCCAGCTTAGCACAATGTAAGTACTGAATCACATCGCTGGCCACTTGACAGCTTAACGCGCGCGCGTCTTTCTCTGAAATATATGAGTATAAAGACATCAGAGAAGAGATTGAGCACGGCTGCTGACGATGCTTGGCGTGTGTTGACGGGTTTTCCTCAGAACTCCGACACTTTCTCTCACGTAGGCTATTAACgactctttttattttgttgttgctgttgctgttgcttttttttggggcgCGTTCAATGAtaacaaagaaattaaatgaaattaaacaaaagGGAACGCAATTTGTATAtgaacaaaaatttcatttcaaagtTTCACAATTGAGCAGCTGCTTATTTCatattgcaattaataattatcAACAGAGTTGTGgttataaatttaacaatttcctCTCAGTTATCAGATTACATACTAGGCCAATTAAGCAGATCAAAACCGTTTTTAGAAAGCAGCTTCCAAGCCATATAGTTTTATGCCCAGTAAGCAAGCAGGaaaatccattaaaatttATCGCTCAACAGCCAGAACTAGAATCCAAGTTAAAGCTGTAGCATTTATTGCCGGAGACGTGTAATTTCTGCAGacattaaatttgattgccaaaatataaaaaaaaaaaacaaaagagctTGAAGCGACAAACTTGTTTTCTTAGTTAGTTAGGAAAATGGCCAATGGACAATGTCGAACACTTGCCACAGGCAaagttgagctgagctgagcagctgcttctgcttccATCTCATCTTCAACAGTTGCTCGGCCTCGTGTGGCGTTTCCAAATGAAAGtaatcaaaattaatgatACGCCGCCGAGAGGCGTTGCGTTCTGGCATTCTTTAATTGGGTCACAACCATTAAGTATCAAATTTGAACGCTATTAGCACTTCCTCTTCTGGCCGATGCCATAAGAgatcggtgtgtgtgtgtaagctgCCAATTTGTCTACACAGCACAAGCACACAGTTCTGTtacagcttcaacttcagcttcagcttgagATGGAgagtttgaaaaaaaaaaactaaaactacaCACAACTTtcatacaaaagcaaagcacaaacTGACGGCGATGGCGGCAATGCCGGCAAACGGCCAAAACGTCAGCGAGCAAAAGCAATTGAGGTCAACCATCAAAGAATGTTGCCATAAAAATGAGCCACCATTGGAGCCAAGAAAGCGTGTGCCAGACACCAACAATAACCATAACAACAGTCGCattcacagtcacagtcattGGCAGTGGCTGTGGCCGTTGCTGGGTTAAGGTGGcaagcatttcatttttatgactCGACTGGACCAATGACgctacccaaaaaaaaaggcaaaaaaccaacaataataataaaaacaatatatatatatataatatacaagaATGTATATAATCTCAGCGCAGAAAGCGGAAAGTAAATTGACGCCAAGTGAAagggaaataaataaaaataaaaataagaaaaaaacaataagacATCGCCGCCAACAACAGCCATGAACTCATTCTCAGCTCACGACAACGCTCTGTGGTCAGTCTGACCGGAGTCTAATCCCAGCTTGCCGCCTTCCCCGGAGGTCACAGAATGACCCAATTTCGATTGGCTGCCGCCGTCGGTCGCCCACAAACAACTGGGCTCCCATCGCATTCGCATGCCAAAAGCGAACATTTCCTACATTGCAATGCGGGTCTCGAGTCCGACATCGAGTCCGCGTCCACGTCCGAGTCGCTGACTAACGTGAGCTTCACTGCCTGTTTGGTAGGCTGTCTGTGTGCTAGCGAAACATATGCTAAAGCTGTTGACCCAAAAAGCCacaaaacgaaatgcaaacacacacacatactaacGCAACAGAACCGTGAAGCGAACTAAAGAAAAAGCTGCCGGTTCTTTAGCTGCGGCTGCGACGTCGCCTACGCTGACTGCGCTGCTGGCGTCGTCTATGAAACGTGACAAAAGTTTTCGGCTTCAAAAATATCAGCGTATAATTTGTGTGTCTATAAGAGTGTATgcgtttttttcttgtattgTATGTGAGGCCGGCATTCAGTTTCCAGCTGctggttttttgtttggttctTTGTCGAGTTCGTGTCTTAAGTCATTTGTTTTACCTCGGCCTCAGCGCCCGCTCGCTGCCCTTGCTATAACTCAGCATTTCGTGTTAATTGCATAATCAATATATACGACTACACAGCAAAAGTTTACAGTTAAAGTTCAATAAACGCAAAACACCAACgactgctgatgttgttgttgctgctgcggctgcaaTTGTATCtgatttaaaattgaaatacgaGCAAATCGCACGAAATTTATACTCTGAAGTAACTTGCGCTTAACGCGACATTCAACTTGGGGCGGAAGCtggccactgccactgccactgacttcaactccaacttcagCTCCAGTCAGTGCCCTGGCTACTGTCAGTTGGCAGGTTCAGACGCAGTCCGTTGGCTGGCAGTTTTATTTATGACCACACGAAGTGCAAACAAAAGGTTCCACAAAGAACGATATTGCTCAGCTGCAAGTTTGTTGCTCAAGTCTTTCGTTTATATTTCCTCTCTTGTTTCCTTTCTCCCAATGCCTTTCTCAACTGTCGTCTGCAATTACATAACTTCAAAcactgagcagcagcagctgctgtgcaAGTTCTATTACAAAACTCGCTGTACATTCTTCATAAAGTGGCAACGGCAcgcgaaataaataaataacaataagaatattaataacaataataataataatagtgttATGCTTGCTaatattcttgttgttgttgccattgctgagGTGTTGCCTCATCGGGCGGTCGGTCTGTGCGTCTTCAAAAGCTGACGCCCTTCAGCAACAAAGCAACACAGTTGTAGTGCGTCTTTTATGGCCTGTTGTTCTGCCACTTTGGCCactgttgttgccacttcaTTTTCACTTGCGTTAACTGTTTGCCTAACGGTAAACGTCTGCCTCAAACTGGCGTACAAATTGAAGGCGTTAATCGCGCCGGCAAACGGAAGAATCAGCGAAATGGCAATAAGAATGCGGAGCACTCTTCGACTTTGTCGTCTACTTGTTGTGCACTGTGAGAAAATGTTTAGAGATAAGCAGcagttaaataaattgtagtaATTATCACAAAAGCTTTAAGGTACATGGTAATAGCAAGACATAACTTTGTTTTACCACAGTAATAAAGTTAGCAATTATTTCAAGTGATAGTTGGaacacttttttttagtaaattagcaaaggaaatattaataataataacagcaataataaaagtttCGAAATAAAGAATTTGTGTTGTCAAAACTTCAGCTAAGTTGCAAATTCATAATTCAAGTAGGAAATTCTACATTATGATTGTTCTTAAAATGGTTTTTTTTAACATTCAAGGAATTTTAAGAGcataatttgttgtattaaaatgttgttctcattttgaaatttataaccactatttatgcttttaaaaacagaaagtaagaaaatttgacaaattttgGACCTAAACGGGattgatttaagaattttttattttaaataatacccAATGCATAACCTTTTtattaatgttatatttataatagaTAGTTTCTGAAGGGTTAGTAAAAATGATGTATTAgcaaaaataatcataaaattaatttcagtaATAGTAAACAGCTTTATAGTTAACGTTGTAAGAACTAATCATCTTATATAACATCACggaaaaatgattaaattaagataattaaaatgttgtcgaacattcataataaaaattattaagatCGTTTTTTAATGTAGAATATtagatttaataaatttacttattctttagttaattttataaaacaagaataaatgaatttaaaactaattgcTCTCCCTTCATTCTCAGTTCAATCCGGTCGCAATATACGTCATCTGCCCTGCATAGTGCGCAAGTCGGGACGCTCTGGCGTCTGCATGTTTGCCATCGACTGCATCAAGCAGAATGGCACGCACTTGGGCACCTGCATCGATCGCTTTTACTTTGGCTCGTGCTGTGCATTGAAGGTGAGtcttcaacaacaaccataCGGCAGCTCTTAGTGAATCTCTCCATTTGCATTTCTAGGAGGAAGCCTCGCTATTTGCACCTGAGATCAACGACAATAGCATCGATCAGAATACCATTTCTCATTTCGTCCACGAGTCCACAACGTTGCGTACGACGGACAGCATCTTTGGCAGCCACaatcacagcagcaaccatcagcagcagcagcacatggCCAGCGAGTTGCTGAAGAATGTGACGCAAAGTTACTTGAGCAGCGCCAAGCCAGTGcgcaccaccagcagcagcagtagtagcAGCAGCTCCACAAGCACTACCATGAttagcagcagtagcagtagcagcagcagcagttctTCAACGACTGCCAGCACCACACGTCGTCCTCCGAATGCACACACCACCCACAAGAATTCGCATTTCGTGATACGCACCACACTGAAGCCAAGTGCAGCTCCAACGCTGATTACTACGCCGAAGCCGCATCGTCGTCGCACCACCAGCACACAGCGACCAGTGTTAACCACATTGCCAGCGCTTGAGCAACGCATTGAGACCACAACGGTGCCCAGCAAATTTGTGACTTTCCAGATTGTGGagacaacaacaccagcagtcACCGAGGCCACCAACCGCTGGCCAGAGACAACCACCAGACGGCACAGCAGCAGACCCACAgcaagcagcgcagcagcagcgtcaaaGACCACAagcaggacaacaacaaccacaacggcAGCACCGACAACCACAAGcactacaacgacaacaactacaacaccaCGGCCAACACCACCGCTTCGCACTACCACAACGGCAAAGCCACACAAGCCACAGTCAAGCAGACGCCCAGCTCCGCCCAAGAAGccagtcacaacaacaacaaccagcagcagcaacagcacgacaacagcaacacgaaAACCTATTGAGAGCATCAGTAAActaggcaacaacaacagcaccaccACCAGCCAAAgtccaacaaaaacaacaacaacgggcagcagcagtcacaagactacgccaacaacaacagcaacaacgacagcaagcAGAACCACAGCTAAGCCGGAGAGAACAACACATGCGCCCAGGCCAAAGCCACAGCCAACGGGAGAGATTGTCAAAGTTCCGGCATTGCTGGCAGATGtgccaataacaacaacaaccacaactacCACAAAGGCCACGCGCAGACCAACAATAACTgcaccaacagcaaccacGACTGCGCCCAAAAAGCAACCAATTAGCAGCGCAGCAACGTCTACAACGCCAAAACCAACGCGTCGGCAtacaacaaagacaacaacaaccagcacAACTGctgcgccaacaacaacaacgacgacaaccagaagaacgacgacaacaacaacaacgactgcTGCAACACCGCTAACCACCGAAGCAACCAAATTGCAATCACCCgcatcagcaacaactgaagcagcggcaacggcaacatcaagtggcagcagcagccatgcGACCAAGAAACCCGGTCTGATCACCTGGACCGATGTGGAGGCTGAGCCCATAACAAATGCGACCATTGCCAGCAATTGGCAGCCGGGTCAACCCGCCGATTGGATACCAATGCCCACTTTGTTGCCAGAGATGTACAACAAAACGGCTGCAGGCGCAGGTAAGTTTATTGTTcaacacaagcagcagcaagttcAGCATCAATAAACGAATGTTTTCTCCCCTTCCTTTGCTCGCGAATTGCTCTCTAATTGCAGTTacgcccagcagcagcacagacAAGGTGGTTATCTCGGTGGCCACCAGCGTTAGCACAAGCAGTGAATCAAAGCCGGGTCAGAGTCAAACGCCAATgccagcaacgacagcaacaaccgcTAGCAAGCCGCATAGAACCACAAAACCACCACCAACCACTAGCAGGCCAGCATCAACAGccacgacgacaacaacaacagctgcaacaacaacgacaacaagcaCTCCAAGaactacaacgacaacaacaacagcaactgtaacAAGCAAAACCACAGCGGCAACTGCAAccgagagcagcagcagcattgaaTTAGCATCCTCGACAACATCTTCAACCGAATCCAGCAACGAGTTGgccagcagcggcagcagcacaACGGATTACAGCGGCGAGGAGCTGAACACAACCACGATCGATGCAGTTGGCAATACAACTGTAGCGCCTGCAAGTGGCTTGGAGGGCGTCGATTACAGAGAAGGTGAGTTGATGCTTCATTcaggcacacacaaaaaaagtgcTCGACTAAAATTCACTCTGTAAAGAGAtttaacaaaagcaaaggcatTAAAATAGGAACTAGAAGCATTGGGAACAAAATTctataaagaataaaaatatagaatagaaTGAATATTAATTCAATATACAACTCCAATTCTTAGAGATATTTCTTCTATTATTCATCTTGTTTAGAAGGGAAGATGATattatcaaaaattcaaagtcaacttaatttgcatataaataacACATGTCATAAGCATTAACctatatttcaaattgaaaaaaacgaaaagactTACAAAGAATGAAAACTATTATAGATTTTTGTATCACAGTACAGCAAAGAATATACCCCTCTCCACGTTTAATGGCTACAGGGTATCGAAAGAGGAAACTTGTTTGCTGCAGAGAAATCTATTAATACACCAGACTTTGGCCATAAGACAAAGATGCGTGgccattaaattcaatttgaaggcTGAACATTGGCCTTGACTCTGCTGCACAGAATGATtctacaatcgagtgtgttGTGTGGTAGTTGTGGCAAGTAGTCAGTTCCTTCTTcaggctgttgatgctgcacAGGAGCATCTTCGTCTAGAAAGCTAAGCGCGGCTTTTactgccacaacaacaacgattgcaactgccacaacacaagagcaaaaacaaaagaaaaacaacaactacagtaAACCCAAGAGGGACTTCATGTTCATAGCAATTTTTACAGcaataatttacaataatgACGGCGATGTGGTCGGTCATTGTGCCGCCTGGGTCACGCGTTGTCTGCTCGCTCGCTTATCGTGCATGGTTACTCGATTGTCCGTTGCTGCAGTTTGCAGCATCCATCGGACTGACTCCTCTTCCTCCATCAACTCATTTCCCGCGCCGTTTGCAATGAGTCAGGCCAAGCCCAGCCCCGTTGACCGATTTGCGagctggcaactggcaaataTCTTGATGCACGAAACAAGTCAGTCGACAGGCAAGAAGGCAGGCAGGCACCAGGCTAGCTTGAAGCCAACATCGTCATAAAGTAGGCCGTTGACTGCTTGTGGCAAGCGCTGGCCAAAGTCAAGGCCTGGCCAAGACATGGCCAAAGCATATTACATTTCttgcaacgacaacgatgcaGACTCCATTGGGATGACTGAGTGCCTGTTGCAGtgattaaaatgtttaaaggGCTTTTGTGGCCATTACTTTAATTGTGAACTGTTCGCCTATTAAGTtgcctccttctcctcctcatCCTTCTCGTTTCTTTCTGCAGTCTGTGGACGTCGCATGTTCCCCGAGCCGCGCATCGTTGGCGGGGCAAATGCCGCCTTTGGACGCTGGCCCTGGCAGATATCGCTGCGTCAATGGCGCACCTCAACCTATCTGCACAAGTGCGGCGCGGCGCTTCTCAACGAGAACTGGGCAATCACAGCGGCTCACTGTGTTGACAAGTAAGTGCCTGGCCACCAAAGAAAGCCTCAATCAATGTATCAACACAACGCAACTAACTGACAACTTGCGCTTTCAGTGTGCCGCCCTCCGATTTGCTGTTGCGCCTCGGGGAGTACGATCTGGCCGAGGAAGAGGAACCCTATGGTTTTCAGGAACGTCGTGTACAAATTGTTGCTTCCCATCCCCAGTTCGATCCACGCACCTTTGAATACGATCTGGCGCTGCTCAGGTGAATTTAccataaataaagaaatgtacGATTGTTCAATCTTAAACAATACTCTTTGCAGATTCTATGAGCCTGTGGTATTCCAACCCAATATCATACCCGTTTGTGTGCCCGACAACGATGAGAACTTCATTGGCCAGACCGCATTTGTCACCGGCTGGGGACGTCTGTATGAAGACGGTCCGCTACCCAGTGTGCTGCAGGAGGTCGCTGTGCCTGTCATCAACAACACCATCTGCGAGTCCATGTACCGTTCGGCGGGCTACATTGAGCACATACCCCACATTTTCATCTGTGCCGGCTGGAAGAAGGGCGGCTACGATTCCTGCGAAGGTGTGTTCACAACTCTTTTTCGCCGTGTTATCGCCATGACTAATTGTacaaatcacaaaaaattTACAGGTGATTCTGGTGGCCCCATGGTGCTGCAACGTGAGTCGGATAAACGCTTTCAACTTGGCGGTGTCATCTCCTGGGGTATTGGCTGTGCGGAGGCCAATCAGCCGGGCGTCTATACTCGCATTTCCGAATTCCGAGACTGGATCAATCAGATTTTACAGTTTTAGTCGCATCGTCGTCGTAGTCTTCGCCTGTGTATTATGCCTCATCCTTAGTGAATGCCCAGCAAACGAATCGACATCGAAATTGTTTTCGAAACTGAATTCAAACTTGATCTCGTGCTTCGGTTATGACCTCTTAGCTTACATTGAGACTCTGCGCATAACCCAAGCAACGATTTCAGTTACCATTTACCAATTTCCTATAAATCCCTCTTCAACTTTTTCTCCACCCAAatgcaacacaacaacaaaaacaatcacaACTAATTCCATTATcataatgttaattttaaaatgcttaGCTTAACTCATAATTacacgaaaaacaaaagcacaaaaaaaataagaatgaatgataaagaaaatattccCTAAACTAGTGAATGTGATTAGCACACTAAACGAGGATCGCATCGTGCATTATTATACAGATggtaataatgatgatgatggtgtaACGTATTAATCAGTTTGACACTTAACTTATTTCCCCCATTTGTCTCtgtatataattttctaaattattgCATATAACATTTATGTAGCTATAAGTTTATATAATAGACAATTGCTCAACTCAATGTGGGGCATTTGAATAGGCGCTTCTTTCCAACGAAGTTATTGCGAATACGAAGAAGctattgtaatttaatttaataacgtattgtaattatttatttaaaatcgcacataaattaattcaattaaaatgtttaaaacgAAACTCCTTATCATCTTTTAttggtatttatatatattttaaagcattGATGAAAAAAGTTAGAGTAGGTGAAAAAGATTAAATAGTGAACTGGTTACTGAGAGTATTATAATTTCTGTCGACGTCAGACAGTAAAgcaataattttcataattttttaagattgcctctaaaaaaaatattttgtagttgagggaaataaatacattaattatgaactataattatattattaatggTTAAAGAGCAGTTTTAATGTCATTTGCATTACTTTAACTCGGCTTTCTATTTCATTCATGGTTTCTCACAATTGTACtttcagcaaaaaaaagcattgcatacttttaggccaCACTATATTGAAAGCGCCATCTAGCGACCGTAGTAAAGAGCAGCTTAAAAGATTTACGTGCGATTAAAGTGTAATCTCTTCTTCACCGTTTTATTGTCAGAGCAGGAAAGAAGAAATGGTGAAAAATGTTTCAATATCACGCTGTGAATATGAGTCAACGGATTCATAGCAGTTGACAAAGCCTCACACATTATTCATTAAGTGGAGCATTTGGCATTCCGAGCGCATTGCTTGGCAGCTATACAGCATTTTTTGGCAGGTGCCACAGATCTGCAGCAAGAGGTCGCacgaaacaacaaaatatacaaataaaaacaaaacaatcgaAAAACATTGTACAATATTTCAAAGTACAAAACTTTCTTTAAAAGTTTGGGCAAGTAACAACCAAATTTCCAAAtgtgagaaaacaaaaattattaaatatgcaaagcaTGCACCAAGCAAACGATACGAAAAAtcaaacacaataaataaaacacagtTTCATACCGTAAAGTCGTGCAATTCTCCATGAAAAAGATACAACAATATCTAagggaaaatatattttgagacTTCCTTCAAAGTTTGGAAATAAATATGAGGCTCAAGAGTTTTCTAGATTGTACGCTACATTCGTCACATAAGAAAGTTATTTTGTGACTCTTCAAGTATTTGGTCAGTGATCAGCCATGGTGAACACCCAGCAATTACAGTTGCCGACGTCATTGCGATGAGGTCGTCATGGAACTTTCGCTTTCGGACGATGTCGGTCATTTGCATATGACAGAGAGCcaaaacacacagagagagagagaaggccCAACAGGCCGCTAGCTGTGTTTTCTGTTAATGTCGTGTGGGAGCTACATTTTGGGGCAAGTGCATGGAACAACAGCTTGAGATCTTATGCTGCGACCGTATCATAATTTGTACAGACATCACGTCTCACGAGAGGGTTCATTCATGTGTCGAGATTATCAACGGCTCCAATCACGACCTGTTCAAGACTCCATCGaggagtgtttgtgtgtgtactcCTTGACCATCTGTGATTGAGTGAGTGCAACTATGTTTTGGATGAACTTTCACATGCAATTCCCCACTAGTAATAAGCGGCGTTTAGTAAATTGTGGGCGTTGCTGATTATGCgatttggcaaattgaaacgTACCGCGATATTTACGGACAATGATCCTGAACTCTGATTAACTAACTAGCCAACTCGTTAACTCAATAATCATTTATTAGAGCCACTCCGATAGGGCGAAAGTGAAAATTCGCCATGCTATCGCATTCacttttacaaaaaaaagcaacaaatatattattattagtataatGTTTTGTTTAGATATTATACtgatttattcaatatttttataaccTAGAGGGCTGCTCCACATGTTTGGATTGTTTGTTGCTTTACTATAAACTTTTGTCAACGCGAAAACAGCGAATAGCAAACACCAATCGACCCATCGCCAATTTATTAATGATATTGTTAACACTTTTTAT of Drosophila nasuta strain 15112-1781.00 chromosome 3, ASM2355853v1, whole genome shotgun sequence contains these proteins:
- the LOC132791970 gene encoding mucin-5AC isoform X1, whose product is MGALQQQRKRYTETDTESRYKSRADNSSAPASSTITQRRSHNSMPMRSSILILALGSLLTLLLLATCTDASPVFVDNPSLAQFQSGRNIRHLPCIVRKSGRSGVCMFAIDCIKQNGTHLGTCIDRFYFGSCCALKEEASLFAPEINDNSIDQNTISHFVHESTTLRTTDSIFGSHNHSSNHQQQQHMASELLKNVTQSYLSSAKPVRTTSSSSSSSSSTSTTMISSSSSSSSSSSSTTASTTRRPPNAHTTHKNSHFVIRTTLKPSAAPTLITTPKPHRRRTTSTQRPVLTTLPALEQRIETTTVPSKFVTFQIVETTTPAVTEATNRWPETTTRRHSSRPTASSAAAASKTTSRTTTTTTAAPTTTSTTTTTTTTPRPTPPLRTTTTAKPHKPQSSRRPAPPKKPVTTTTTSSSNSTTTATRKPIESISKLGNNNSTTTSQSPTKTTTTGSSSHKTTPTTTATTTASRTTAKPERTTHAPRPKPQPTGEIVKVPALLADVPITTTTTTTTKATRRPTITAPTATTTAPKKQPISSAATSTTPKPTRRHTTKTTTTSTTAAPTTTTTTTRRTTTTTTTTAATPLTTEATKLQSPASATTEAAATATSSGSSSHATKKPGLITWTDVEAEPITNATIASNWQPGQPADWIPMPTLLPEMYNKTAAGAVTPSSSTDKVVISVATSVSTSSESKPGQSQTPMPATTATTASKPHRTTKPPPTTSRPASTATTTTTTAATTTTTSTPRTTTTTTTATVTSKTTAATATESSSSIELASSTTSSTESSNELASSGSSTTDYSGEELNTTTIDAVGNTTVAPASGLEGVDYREVCGRRMFPEPRIVGGANAAFGRWPWQISLRQWRTSTYLHKCGAALLNENWAITAAHCVDNVPPSDLLLRLGEYDLAEEEEPYGFQERRVQIVASHPQFDPRTFEYDLALLRFYEPVVFQPNIIPVCVPDNDENFIGQTAFVTGWGRLYEDGPLPSVLQEVAVPVINNTICESMYRSAGYIEHIPHIFICAGWKKGGYDSCEGDSGGPMVLQRESDKRFQLGGVISWGIGCAEANQPGVYTRISEFRDWINQILQF
- the LOC132791970 gene encoding mucin-5AC isoform X2, producing MWSLGKKASRFHITSSMGALQQQRKRYTETDTESRYKSRADNSSAPASSTITQRRSHNSMPMRSSILILALGSLLTLLLLATCTDASPVFVDNPSLAQFQSGRNIRHLPCIVRKSGRSGVCMFAIDCIKQNGTHLGTCIDRFYFGSCCALKEEASLFAPEINDNSIDQNTISHFVHESTTLRTTDSIFGSHNHSSNHQQQQHMASELLKNVTQSYLSSAKPVRTTSSSSSSSSSTSTTMISSSSSSSSSSSSTTASTTRRPPNAHTTHKNSHFVIRTTLKPSAAPTLITTPKPHRRRTTSTQRPVLTTLPALEQRIETTTVPSKFVTFQIVETTTPAVTEATNRWPETTTRRHSSRPTASSAAAASKTTSRTTTTTTAAPTTTSTTTTTTTTPRPTPPLRTTTTAKPHKPQSSRRPAPPKKPVTTTTTSSSNSTTTATRKPIESISKLGNNNSTTTSQSPTKTTTTGSSSHKTTPTTTATTTASRTTAKPERTTHAPRPKPQPTGEIVKVPALLADVPITTTTTTTTKATRRPTITAPTATTTAPKKQPISSAATSTTPKPTRRHTTKTTTTSTTAAPTTTTTTTRRTTTTTTTTAATPLTTEATKLQSPASATTEAAATATSSGSSSHATKKPGLITWTDVEAEPITNATIASNWQPGQPADWIPMPTLLPEMYNKTAAGAVTPSSSTDKVVISVATSVSTSSESKPGQSQTPMPATTATTASKPHRTTKPPPTTSRPASTATTTTTTAATTTTTSTPRTTTTTTTATVTSKTTAATATESSSSIELASSTTSSTESSNELASSGSSTTDYSGEELNTTTIDAVGNTTVAPASGLEGVDYREVCGRRMFPEPRIVGGANAAFGRWPWQISLRQWRTSTYLHKCGAALLNENWAITAAHCVDNVPPSDLLLRLGEYDLAEEEEPYGFQERRVQIVASHPQFDPRTFEYDLALLRFYEPVVFQPNIIPVCVPDNDENFIGQTAFVTGWGRLYEDGPLPSVLQEVAVPVINNTICESMYRSAGYIEHIPHIFICAGWKKGGYDSCEGDSGGPMVLQRESDKRFQLGGVISWGIGCAEANQPGVYTRISEFRDWINQILQF